In a genomic window of Chrysemys picta bellii isolate R12L10 chromosome 1, ASM1138683v2, whole genome shotgun sequence:
- the RNF148 gene encoding RING finger protein 148 encodes MKLLGTSAWRRGDKLPWLLCLGVFLVLSLHVSRANAFWVAHLNISFQIGNETVWERADNGVFGENSPLKKVSGVVVPPEGLNQIACNPLTNFSRPVNSETWIALIMRGNCTFTKKINVAAERGAVGVIIYNHAGTDNGVFPMIYVGSEDIVAIMIGNLKGVDLLHLIQNGIQVIIAIEVGKHYGSWMNHYWGSLLFCTLVTVAYFTFYCAGRLRIARTQIRRCRQLTDVKKAIGQLELRILKEGDKEGDTDGENCVVCLEVYMPKDVVRILRCSHIFHRKCIDPWLLKHRTCPVCKCDILKARETELPVKNEAESLQAVVPNEAPNTTFLNEEDNHNEYVLVRGAERPSVDE; translated from the coding sequence ATGAAGTTGCTTGGGACTAGTGCTTGGAGAAGAGGGGACAAATTGCCCTGGTTGCTCTGTCTTGGTGTCTTTCTGGTGCTGAGTCTGCATGTCTCCCGAGCCAATGCCTTTTGGGTTGCTCATCTGAACATATCGTTTCAAATAGGGAACGAGACGGTATGGGAGCGGGCTGACAATGGAGTATTTGGAGAAAACTCCCCATTGAAGAAGGTGTCTGGAGTGGTGGTGCCACCAGAAGGACTGAACCAAATTGCCTGCAACCCCTTAACAAACTTCAGCAGGCCTGTAAACTCTGAGACCTGGATAGCCCTCATTATGAGGGGAAACTGTAccttcacaaagaaaataaatgtggcagcagagaggggagcagTTGGCGTGATTATCTATAACCATGCAGGCACAGACAATGGTGTATTTCCTATGATTTACGTGGGTTCAGAAGATATTGTCGCAATTATGATTGGCAATCTGAAAGGCGTGGACCTTTTACACTTGATACAGAATGGCATCCAAGTAATAATAGCAATAGAAGTAGGAAAACACTATGGTTCTTGGATGAATCATTATTGGGGGtcccttctcttctgcacactGGTCACGGTGGCCTATTTTACCTTTTACTGTGCTGGAAGGCTAAGGATAGCAAGAACTCAGATCAGGAGATGCCGACAATTAACAGATGTCAAGAAAGCTATTGGTCAACTTGAGCTTCGCATATTAAAAGAGGGTGACAAGGAAGGTGATACAGATGGAGAGAACTGTGTGGTGTGTCTGGAAGTATACATGCCCAAAGACGTAGTGCGCATTTTAAGATGCAGCCATATTTTCCATAGGAAGTGCATTGACCCTTGGCTGCTGAAACACAGAACATGCCCAGTGTGCAAATGTGACATCCTCAAAGCTAGGGAAACTGAGCTGCCTGTCAAAAATGAAGCAGAGTCTTTACAAGCTGTAGTGCCAAATGAAGCTCCTAACACCACTTTCCTTAATGAAGAAGATAATCATAATGAATATGTGTTAGTACGAGGTGCAGAGAGACCATCTGTGGATGAATAA